One genomic window of Procambarus clarkii isolate CNS0578487 chromosome 43, FALCON_Pclarkii_2.0, whole genome shotgun sequence includes the following:
- the LOC123756010 gene encoding ice nucleation protein-like, whose translation MVATCLQADRALHLHFGVSSGGTQPVSSGGTQPVSSGGTQPVSSGGTQSVSSGGTQPVSSGGTQPVSSGGTQPVSSGGTQPVSSGGTQSVSSGGTQPVSSGGTQPVSSGGTQPVSSGGTQPVSSGGTQSVSSGGTQSVSSGGTQPVSSGGTQPVSSGGTQPVSSGGTQPVSSGGTQPVSSGGTQPVSSGGTQPVSSGGTQSVSSGGTQPVSSGGTQPVSSGGTQPVSSGGTQSVSSGGTQPVSSGGTQPVSSGGTQPVSSGGTQPVSSGGLNLSAVVGLNLSAVVGLNLSAVVGLNLSAVVGLNLSAVVGLNLSAVVGLNLSAVVGLNRSAVVGLNLSAVVGLNQSAVVGLNLSAVVVLNQSAVVGLNRSAVVGLNWSAVVGLNLSAVVGLNLSAVVGLNWSTVVGLNRSAVVGLNLSAMVVLNQSAVVGLNRSAVVGLNWSAVVGLNLSAVVGLNWSAVVGLNRSAVVGLNRSAVVGLNQSAVVGLNLSAVVGLNRSAVVGLNLSAVVGLNRSAVVGLNLSAVVGLNRSAVVGLNLSAVVGLNRSAVVGLNLSAVVGLNQSAVVGLNLSAVVGLNLSAVVGLNLSAVVVLNQSAVVGLNRSAVVGLNRSAVVGLNLSAVVVLNQSAVVGLNRSAVVGLNWSAVVGLNRSAVVGLNRSAVVGLNQSAVVGLNLSAVVGLNRSAVVGLNLSAVVGLNRSAVVGLNLSAVVGLNRSAVVGLNLSAVVGLNRSAVVGLNRSAVVGLNRSAVVGLNRSAVVGLNLSAVVGLNRSAVVGLNWSAVVGLNRSAVVGLNQFPPVRFNKFQ comes from the coding sequence ATGGTTGCCACATGCCTGCAGGCGGACCGCGCTCTTCATCTGCACTTTGGTGTCAGCAGTGGTGGGACTCAACCTGTCAGCAGTGGTGGTACTCAGCCAGTCAGCAGTGGTGGGACTCAACCGGTCAGCAGTGGTGGGACTCAATCTGTCAGCAGTGGTGGTACTCAACCGGTCAGCAGTGGTGGGACTCAACCTGTCAGCAGTGGTGGTACTCAACCAGTCAGCAGTGGTGGGACTCAACCGGTCAGCAGTGGTGGGACTCAATCTGTCAGCAGCGGTGGTACTCAACCAGTCAGCAGTGGTGGGACTCAACCGGTCAGCAGTGGTGGTACTCAACCAGTCAGCAGTGGTGGGACTCAACCGGTCAGCAGTGGTGGGACTCAATCTGTCAGCAGCGGTGGGACTCAATCTGTCAGCAGCGGTGGGACTCAACCGGTCAGCAGTGGTGGGACTCAACCAGTCAGCAGTGGTGGGACTCAACCTGTCAGCAGTGGTGGGACTCAACCAGTCAGCAGTGGTGGTACTCAACCAGTCAGCAGTGGTGGGACTCAACCAGTCAGCAGTGGTGGGACTCAACCTGTCAGCAGTGGTGGGACTCAATCTGTCAGCAGTGGTGGGACTCAACCTGTCAGCAGTGGTGGGACTCAACCTGTCAGCAGTGGTGGGACTCAACCTGTCAGCAGTGGTGGGACTCAATCTGTCAGCAGTGGTGGGACTCAACCTGTCAGCAGTGGTGGGACTCAACCTGTCAGCAGTGGTGGGACTCAACCGGTCAGCAGTGGTGGGACTCAACCTGTCAGCAGTGGTGGACTCAATCTGTCAGCAGTGGTGGGACTCAACCTGTCAGCAGTGGTGGGACTCAATCTGTCAGCAGTGGTGGGACTCAATCTGTCAGCAGTGGTGGGACTCAACCTGTCAGCAGTGGTGGGACTCAATCTGTCAGCAGTGGTGGGACTCAACCTGTCAGCAGTGGTGGGACTCAACCGGTCAGCAGTGGTGGGACTCAACCTGTCAGCAGTGGTGGGACTCAACCAGTCAGCAGTGGTGGGACTCAACCTGTCAGCAGTGGTGGTACTCAACCAGTCAGCAGTGGTGGGACTCAACCGGTCAGCAGTGGTGGGACTCAACTGGTCAGCAGTGGTGGGACTCAACCTGTCAGCAGTGGTGGGACTCAACCTGTCAGCAGTGGTGGGACTCAACTGGTCAACAGTGGTGGGACTCAACCGGTCAGCAGTGGTGGGACTCAACCTGTCAGCAATGGTGGTACTCAACCAGTCAGCAGTGGTGGGACTCAACCGGTCAGCAGTGGTGGGACTCAACTGGTCAGCAGTGGTGGGACTCAACCTGTCAGCAGTGGTGGGACTCAACTGGTCAGCAGTGGTGGGACTCAACCGGTCAGCAGTGGTGGGACTCAACCGGTCAGCAGTGGTGGGACTCAACCAGTCAGCAGTGGTGGGACTCAACCTGTCAGCAGTGGTGGGACTCAACCGGTCAGCAGTGGTGGGACTCAACCTGTCAGCAGTGGTGGGACTCAACCGGTCAGCAGTGGTGGGACTCAACCTGTCAGCAGTGGTGGGACTCAACCGGTCAGCAGTGGTGGGACTCAACCTGTCAGCAGTGGTGGGACTCAACCGGTCAGCAGTGGTGGGACTCAACCTGTCAGCAGTGGTGGGACTCAACCAGTCAGCAGTGGTGGGACTCAACCTGTCAGCAGTGGTGGGACTCAACCTGTCAGCAGTGGTGGGACTCAACCTGTCAGCAGTGGTGGTACTCAACCAGTCAGCAGTGGTGGGACTCAACCGGTCAGCAGTGGTGGGACTCAACCGGTCAGCAGTGGTGGGACTCAACCTGTCAGCAGTGGTGGTACTCAACCAGTCAGCAGTGGTGGGACTCAACCGGTCAGCAGTGGTGGGACTCAACTGGTCAGCAGTGGTGGGACTCAACCGGTCAGCAGTGGTGGGACTCAACCGGTCAGCAGTGGTGGGACTCAACCAGTCAGCAGTGGTGGGACTCAACCTGTCAGCAGTGGTGGGACTCAACCGGTCAGCAGTGGTGGGACTCAACCTGTCAGCAGTGGTGGGACTCAACCGGTCAGCAGTGGTGGGACTCAACCTGTCGGCAGTGGTGGGACTCAACCGGTCAGCAGTGGTGGGACTCAACCTGTCAGCAGTGGTGGGACTCAACCGGTCAGCAGTGGTGGGACTCAACCGGTCAGCAGTGGTGGGACTCAACCGGTCAGCAGTGGTGGGACTCAACCGGTCAGCAGTGGTGGGACTCAACCTGTCAGCAGTGGTGGGACTCAACCGGTCAGCAGTGGTGGGACTCAACTGGTCAGCAGTGGTGGGACTCAACCGGTCAGCAGTGGTGGGACTCAACCAGTTTCCACCGGTTCgctttaataagttccaataa